In Syngnathus acus chromosome 21, fSynAcu1.2, whole genome shotgun sequence, one genomic interval encodes:
- the LOC119115110 gene encoding uncharacterized protein LOC119115110: protein MDLEELEIEKEAEVARVRAEVLEAAAAIENEDVLSIKSHLPAHVAQKRTEDYVQSQTQLNAQSLVAYSGVWRHKPTHSPLPAAAEERSSHNVCRPSVNEEHEEKEQFQEAINTPYYGPPFHGAVRPCEYSLLRQSSPIPTTPPRMDYFRPLRDNFRPLQSDIGTPTQPSHAARHTSAPKPPDSPHMQQGQYSPPHASPPHMIDFAKFLARRELVTTGLTKFDDMPENFRAWQSSFLNATQGLGLSYSEEVDLLVKWLGKDSSEHVKRIRAVYVTKPKAALQLSWDRLHECYGAPEIIENALFKRVDDFPHLSARDNTKLRLLSDLLMELLAAKNDGYLPGLAYLDTPRGIKPIVEKLPSGLQEKWLGVGSKYKERYRTSFPPFSFFVDFVYGQAKTRNDPNFSLSISSQPYGKGKISLLSLRTSSRCFMDSW, encoded by the coding sequence ATGGATTTAGAAGAATTAGAAATTGAAAAGGAAGCAGAAGTGGCACGGGTGAGAGCAGAAGTATTGGAAGCAGCTGCAGCTATAGAAAATGAAGATGTGCTCAgcataaaaagtcatttgccAGCGCACGTGGCTCAAAAACGCACTGAAGATTATGTGCAAAGCCAAACACAGCTCAACGCGCAGTCCCTTGTAGCCTACAGTGGAGTCTGGCGCCACAAACCCACACATAGTCCACTACCTGCGGCAGCTGAGGAGAGGTCCTCACACAACGTCTGCAGACCATCAGTGAACGAGGAACATGAGGAAAAGGAGCAGTTCCAAGAGGCAATCAACACGCCGTATTATGGCCCCCCATTTCATGGTGCAGTCAGACCTTGTGAGTACAGCCTCCTGCGACAGTCATCACCCATACCTACGACACCACCACGCATGGATTACTTCAGGCCTTTGCGTGATAACTTCAGGCCTCTTCAGAGTGACATCGGAACCCCGACTCAGCCTTCACATGCAGCAAGGCACACATCTGCCCCAAAGCCACCTGACAGTCCACATATGCAACAAGGTCAGTATTCTCCTCCTCATGCCAGCCCTCCACACATGATAGACTTTGCCAAGTTTCTTGCTCGCAGAGAATTAGTGACTACTGGCCTCACAAAATTTGATGACATGCCAGAGAATTTTAGGGCATGGCAGTCCTCATTCCTAAATGCAACACAAGGCTTAGGTTTATCATACAGTGAGGAGGTGGACCTCTTGGTGAAGTGGCTCGGTAAAGACTCGTCTGAACATGTAAAGAGGATCCGTGCTGTTTATGTCACCAAGCCCAAAGCTGCTCTACAACTGTCCTGGGATAGACTGCATGAATGCTATGGCGCACcagaaataattgaaaatgcCCTGTTCAAAAGAGTGGACGATTTTCCCCATCTCTCTGCTAGAGACAACACGAAGCTAAGATTGCTCAGTGATCTCCTCATGGAGCTATTAGCAGCCAAAAACGATGGATATCTTCCTGGCCTTGCATACCTCGACACGCCTCGTGGCATAAAGCCTATCGTGGAGAAGTTACCTTCAGGCCTGCAGGAGAAATGGCTCGGTGTAGGCTCAAAGTACAAGGAGCGCTACAGGACATCTTTCCCTCCCTTTTCGTTTTTTGTGGACTTTGTGTATGGCCAAGCCAAGACTCGAAATGACCCAAACTTCAGCCTCTCCATCAGTAGCCAGCCGTACGGCAAAG